The genomic DNA TTCCGCAGGCATGTCACGCTCGCCAACGATCGCCGCGTATGCTCTTGCATGCTATCTAGACATCACACCAGCAATGGCGATCCAGCGCATCGCTACAATCAAGGCATTGGAAATCAAGAGCCAATTATGGTCTGATTTGGCTGATGTCTATCCAAGTGTACGGCGGCCAACGTGGTAGTCACAAACAATCACGCCAGTCGTACAAGAGTCAGATGGCACTCAGGCACCTAGCGATCGCGGTGTGTGATGCTGACGTTCATTTCACACGTGGCAAATGGCAATGTGCAAAACCGACATGACGTGAATCGCTAACAGGACGTCGATACGAAGAACGAACTGAATCTCGGTCAAAGAGATTAGCCGTCAATAACCTTAGCCAATGAATTTCAAATGAAACCACTCACACAGCTTACGTTGACCATAGCGCTCATTTTGCCGGCGTGGGTGCACGCTGATACCCCAGGACTCCCTCGAAGCACACCGGAAGCTCAAGGTGTTTCCTCGGCCGGGATTCGCGATTTCATCGAGACTGCTGATCGTGAAGTCGATTCGATGCACAGCTTCATGTTAGTTCGTCACGGATATGTGGTGGCCGAGGCTTGGTGGGAGCCAGAGTCAGCCGAGAAGCCTCACGTCCTTTGGTCATTAAGCAAGAGCTTCACGTCAACTGCTGTGGGATTAGCGGTTGCGGACGGCAAGTTGAGTGTCGACGACCATGTCCTGAAGTTCTTTCCTGACGATGCACCCGCAGAACCATCCGAAAACTTAAAGGCAATGCGAGTTCGCGATTTGCTAACCATGAATGCTGGGCACGAGGACGAAGTACAATGGCTCGAAGCCGAGGATTGGGCCAAAGCGTTCTTGTCGCATCGGGTACCTCATAAACCCGGAACTCATTTTCGCTACAACACGCCGGCGACCTACATGTTGTCCGCAATTGTCCAGAAAGTGACCGGCGAAACAGTCCTGGAATACCTAAAGCCGCGATTGTTTGAGCCTCTTGGAATTGTGAATCCAAGATGGGACACCAGTCCGCAGGGTATCTCAATCGGCGGCTATGGTTTGTATCTTCGAACCGAAGACATCGCCAAATTTGGTCAACTGTATCTTCAAAAAGGCCAATGGAATGGCAAGCAACTACTGCCCGAATCTTGGGTCGAACAAGCCACTTCGAAACAAGTTTCCAATGGCAGCGATCCGGCGAGCGATTGGAACCAGGGATACGGTTTTCAGTTTTGGCGGTGTCGCCATGGGGCCTATCGTGGCGACGGAAAAGACGGGCAGTTCTGCATTGTTCTACCCGAGCAGGATGCCGTGATTGCCATCACCGCCAATACGAAAAATATGCAGGCGGAACTGAACATCGTCTGGAACAAACTGTTGCCGGCGTTTAGTGATGAACCCCTGGAAACAAAACCTGGTGAGCATTCGCAGTTGCAGGCAACAATATCTGCACTCAAAGCGTCGCGGTAGATCGACTGATTGATGATTCTCGATAGCCCTGATTCGCAAACCCTATCGACCACGCAGCGAAAAGTGGTCGTAGTGAACTTCTCGGTCGGCGGTCGTGATGTTCATGTTGGACTTGGTGGAATGAGCAATTCCTTCGGACTGAAGGCGGCCGGCTTCTTTCCCGTCGATCAAGACTTGCATAACGTCTCCTTCGATGCGGATGACAAGATCATGCCAAGCTTCGGGATCGAGTTTTATCGGATTACGTGAAGTGACATTCTTCAGCATCGCTTTGGTTGCGGCATCGAGTTCCTGCCCTGCTTTTCGTTTGTCGCGAATGTCTTTACGGAAAAAACCACCTTTCCCGTCGTACAACGTCACTGAATGGGGATGAATGGCCACATGGCAAATATGCCCAGCGTGCGATCCTTTGTAGTCGAGATCGCGGACCATCACGGAAAAGCTAGGAGAGCCGTGAAACTGAAAAGAGACTGAAATTTGAATATCAGCTTGAGGGTCAAATTCGATAGTGTTGACGGAAGGGTGATCGGCATCTTGAGGCGTGATTCCGACCAGGACTCCATCCCGCACCTCGGATTCACTCTTCCAGCTTCCCCAACGTTTGTTGAGCACAGATCCAGTGAATTCGTCTTCGTAAATGACCGTGTTAAAATCACCGGCTTCAACCGACGGTAGAGCGACTGTCAAAACCAGGATCAGGGCAGCATACGCGATTTGTTTCATCTTCAGTTTGTCCAAAGGGGGTGGGTTAGAAAGTGGCGGGTGATAGTTGGCGGGGTAGATCACTTGTTCGCAATCTAGTGGGAAGTTTTTAGTCTAATTCACGCATACCGCGAAGCACCACTGCATTGCAGGCGAACCATTGAATTGCTGGCGAACCATTGAATTGCTGGCGATCCATCGAATTGCTGGCGATCCGGGGTGCTCACGCGCGAGCCTGGTTGTACGCAAGCAATCTGAGTTGTTTGCTCGCGTTGCCACGGGAAAGGGACCAGTTGTGAACTAAGAACCTCCATTCACAGCTCTCGCAACCAATGATCCTCGAGACATCGGCCTGGCGGTTGACATGATGCAGCCTAGATCTTCGTTTGACTTGTCGCACATGCATACTGTGATGCCAAAGGCGTCGGGTCACACCCTGAGTCTCATTTGGGCAACCGCGAAGACCGGTTTGATCAGACGTTGATTTCCCGACACGTCAGAGGCTGCGTGAGGGAAGGTATGAATAAGAAACAGCACAAGCAAATTGATGGCACAGAAAACAGTAGTGCATCGCGCATTGAGATGGCGAAAACAGCGTGGTCGAGGGCAAACAGAAAATCCTCGCGAAACGTTCCGTGCCAAAAATGCGACTTTGGACTGCGGACCATCGAGGCCTGGCGGGACCGGGTCTGGGCAAATCGTTTGGCGTAAAGCGATTTTGCGTATCAATCTTCAATCCAACGTGATAACCGCCGATGAATGGACCGACATTTGCGGTCCCGAACAATGTTTCTAGCCAAACGAGTTATCCAGGCGGCGTCAACAACGATCTCTTCCTTTCCAATCCACAACACTCCACGAATCCCTGCACAAGATGGCATGAGTACACTCAAACTTCTCTCACCTGTAACAATTGGTGACTTAACTCTTCGTAACCGTATCGCCATGGCGCCAATGACGCGGGCAAGGGCAGGGGAAGACCGAATTCCTAACGAAGTGATGGCGGTCTATTACGTTCAACGCGCCGCCGCTGGCCTTATTATTTCGGAAGCGACGACGGTTTCTCCCCAAGCGAATGGTTGGAATGAATCGCCGGGGATTTACACCGACGAGATGGAAAACGGGTGGACGCAAATTACCGACGCCGTCCATGAACAAGGTGGTACGATCTTCATGCAGTTGTGGCACTGTGGTCGCGCATCCCACTCTAGCTTTCACAATGGCGATCGCGCCGTTGCCCCTTCGGCGATCGCGATTGAGGGAGAATACATTCACACTCCCAAAGGTAAGGAACCGACCGAGACGCCACGTGCGCTCGAAACGCATGAATTGCCAGGGGTCGTCCGAGACTATCAGGTGGCTGCCGAACGAGCTAAAAACGCCGGGTTTGATGGCATCGAAATTCATTCGGCCAATGGCTACCTACTCGACACGTTCCTGCAATCTAAGACCAATCACCGTAACGATGCTTACGGTGGCAGCATCGAAAACCGGTACCGTTTGTTGGACGAAGTCGTGCAAGCGGTGATTAGCGTATGGCCTTCCAACCGTGTTGGAGTGCGGTTGTCGCCAAACGGCAACTTCAATGACATGGGGTCACCCGACTATCGTGACCAGTTCAGTTATGTGGCTGATCAACTTAACGCGTTTGACCTTGCTTATTTGCACGTGATGGATGGTCTTGGCTTTGGCTTTCATGAACTGGGAGCCCCTATGACGCTCGCAGACTTCCGTGACATCTTCAAAGGACCACTAATCGGAAACTGCGGATACACTCAGCAGTCAGCCGGAGAGGCGGTCACTGCTGGCGATGCCGACATGATCGCATTTGGACGCCCGTTCATTAGCAATCCCGACTTGGTCAAACGATTCGCAGAGGGCTTGCCATTGAATGACGATGCCGAGATGTCCGATTGGTACAGCCCATCGGGGGCCAAGGGCTACACGGATTTCCCGACCGTTGATGACGAGTAAAATCATCACGGTGTGACGAGCGAACTTGGCGAGGTAGTAGCTTTGCCATGGAGAACTTTAGAAGCCAACTTTTTACTTCCAGGAATGCCTTCTCGGAATTCCACTCCTTCGGATATTGCAAGAACATGAGTTACCAAGCATGGGTGGCGACGGAAGCCGGAGCTCCATTCAAAAAACAATCGCTCGACCGAGAACCATTGGGGCCTGAAGAGGTCGAAGTCGCAGTAGAACATTGCGGTGTCTGCCATTCAGATTTATCGGTATGGCAAAACGAATGGGGAATTTCTCAATACCCGGCGGTGCTGGGACACGAAGTCGTGGGTCGGGTTACGGCGTTAGGTTCGCAGGCAAAAGGCTTAAGCGTTGGTCAGCGCGTGGGGATTGGCTGGAACAGCGGCAGTTGTATGCATTGCCGTCCTTGCATGTCGGGTGAGCAACACCTTTGCAGTGAAGCACAACCTACGATTGCCGGTCATTTTGGCGGCTTCGCCGACTCCGTGCGTGCCCATTGGGCGTGGACGATTCCGCTTCCCGAAGGATTGAACTTTGGCGACGCGGGGCCGCTGCTATGCGGCGGAATCACCGTTTTCAATCCCATCGCCATGTTCGCGACTCCCAAGAGCCGCGTGGGAGTCATTGGGATTGGCGGACTCGGGCACATGGCGTTGAAGTTTGCTTCAGCGTACGGATGCGACGTGACGGCATTCACTTCAAGTGAATCCAAGTTCGACGAAGCACGCAGCTTTGGCGCCCAGCATGTCGTCGCAACTCGAGACAGCGAAGCGATCGGAAAGCTCGAAAAGACATTTGATCTATTGATTGTTACTGTCAACGTTCAGTTGGATTGGGATTCGTTGATCGCATCGCTCGCACCCAATGGTCGCATGCACTTGGTTGGGGCGGTACTGGAACCGATTCCAGTGTCCGTCTTTCCTTTGATCATGCGACAAGCCAGCGTGGGAGCCTCGCCAACGGGATCGCCCGTCGACATGTCCGATATGCTCGCGTTTGCAGCACGCCACAACATCGCGCCTCAAACCGAGCACTTCCCCATGAGCCAGATTAACGAAGCGTTTGCCCACGTTTCGGACGGCAAAGCTCGTTATCGAGTTGTGCTCGACGCGGACTTCTAATTTGCGGCTTTAAGATTTTGTTCTTTCTTCAAGACTAGCGATGAAGTGAAGAGAGCGTTCGAAAAACCAGTTCAGCGGTGGCAGGTATAGCCCGAGTTGATTTCTCATTTCGGCAACTTGCAAACCAGATGCTTGGTAGAGCTGCGTCCATTGTTCGGGGGTTTGGTAGTTGCACGGGATTTCGACACCGTGCCGCGTATTGCCAACGTTGTCCATCATCGAAAGCGTTTGATGAGCCGCAAATCCCTGTAGGTAGTGGTCTTTGATGATCACCTGTTTTTTCGAAACACGAGCGGCTTCTTTCAGCATGTCACCGGGGACGTCCGTGTGGTGAAGAACATCGACCATCAAGACAACGTCGACACCGTCCTTGGCGATGGGGATCGTCTTGCCATCAAACTCAACCACTTCGATCTTAGCGTCCGGCCGAACTAAGACATCGATGCCGCTAACCGAAAGATCAGGCCTTAGTTGCTGCAATCGCGCAGACAACAACCCGTCACCGCACCCCACATCCAGCACGGAAGCATCTGGCACAATTAAATCCGCAAGATGCCGAGACAAAACCTCCACACGGCGTTGGTGGATAAAACGTCCGTGATACCAAGCAATGGGACCGTTCATGAAATCATCGATTGGTGGGAACTTAGTGAATTGGACGTCAGGGATAGGTTGAAGCCACCATTTCAAAGTTGCGGTTTCGAAGTTGCGGTTTCGAAAGCGACCGTGCACCGACAAGACGCGGTGTCCGATGCGACTGATGGCGAGGATGAGTATAGCCACGAAGCGACGCATAGGCAGGGAAGTCCCGACAGCAAGTTCAGGCAGCGAGTTCAGGCAGGGGACCTCAGGCAGCGTGTTTCAAGCAGCCGATGGTGCCTGGTCAAGCGATTCAATCGAGCTACCCTCAACCCTTAAAATTGTGCACAATGGTGGGATGACCGCGTACAAGCGAACTAAACCGGCAACCTCTACGACATCTCGTGTGCGAGAGGTTCAGCGCGACTCGCGATTGAGCAGCGGGTCTTCGATACGCCCTCGAGATCCCTCTTTAATGAGCAGTCTTGCTGGTGAGGTTGCGTTGCGAACGTTTCCCGCGGAAGTCATCGCTAAACACCAGCGTGAGATTCATGAGCAAACACTGATGCTCAGCCGTACGATCGATCGCCCCAACTTTTCGCGAGTGGGCCGCGATGATTTGTCACGCATGATCAAGATGTATGACGAGAGATTCTTCGATGGCAAGGTCTTGCCAGTGGTGATGGCCGAGGGGCTGCAGTTCGGATTGTCATCTCGCATGACGCGAATTGCCGGCAAGATGGTGACTCACTATCCCGCCGGATACGACGGACCTCGAAAATTTGAACTGACGCTTTCTACGTCGTTGCTTTTTCAAACCTTCGAAGATTCCGACCGACCGGTTGAAGTGACCGGTCGACTTTGTCGCGACCGCCTAGAAGCGATGCAGCGGGTGGCCGAACACGAGTTTGTGCATTTGATCGAGATGCTGATTTGGAACGACGGAAATTGCAGCGAGGCCAGGTTCCAATCGATTGCTCGCCGATACTTTGCTCACACCGACTACCGTCACGACCTAATCACACAACGGGAACGCGCCGCACGAAAGTTTAATATTCGTGTTGGCGATCGAGTCCGTTTTCCTCACGACGGCCAATACCTTATCGGTCGAGTGAACCGAATCACACGGCGAGCGACGATCCTGGTTCCTCATGAATCAGGGGAACCGTTCAGCGATGGACTTCGGTATCTAAGGTTCTACGTCCCTTTGGAAAAACTCAAGCGAGTTTAGGACGGATCGAGTTCTTCGATGGCCACCCCAACGCGAGGCGTCCCCACTCGGTCGTAGGTTTCAGCAACCCAATGCGCAAACCAGAACCACGGCACCAACATCACTAACCAAATGAAGGTCAACTGGGACGCCGAAAGTTCACTTGAAAAGAACAACAACCCTAGGGCGGCTACCGCTTCGGCAAATGGTTTGATCATTCCCTTGACGACCACAATTGTTTCGCGGCGGATTTTTGGATCCAGAATGGAGTAGGCGGACGCGAGTCCTGGATCATGAAACGATCGCCGCAACACGTTAAGTCCACGTCCCAACGTGAAAACCACAATCATCATCGCTGGCGTACCGGTCGCCAGTGCCGTAACACCGAGCACCGCCAATAACAAGGGATAGGCATGAAGTGGTAAGCCAATGCCAAAGCGATCAAGCAGCTTGGTAGCGGTGGAGAGTTGCAACAGCAAAATCAATACATCGCTAACCGCATAGAAGGCCGCGAAGTAAGCGAGCAATCTTTGTTCGTCAACGAAGTAATCCCCTGCGACCACTTTCCACTGGTATCCTACCAACGCCAACACGGCTACCTTCACACCGACTAACGCTGCCAGTGCATAGCGATATCGGTACGCGGCATGACCAATAGGACGGCGATGCACCGCTTGCATTCGCTCTCGCACGACGACCTTGGCACTCGCCAACTTTAGCAGCGACTTCGAGCTGGGAGTTCGCCCAAACGAAGAAGGCCGAGGCAACCATCGCGTCAACGCCAACGTCGCAAGGTCCAAGGCAGCCACGATGGCAATCCAAGTGGTTCCTTGTATTTCGGTCGACCCGAGACTCATCAATGCTCCCGCAACGATCCCGGCGATCGGACCGCCCATCGCCACCACGACATAAGGCCTTTTCGTTGACGACGACGCAAACGAATCGTTGGTGAACGTGGTTACGTATACCGAGTTCAACGATCCTCGGACTTCCCCGAGCACATACAACGAGGCCAACAGAAAGAACGAGTGATGATCTTTGACCAGCGACAACGAGATTAGCAGTGAGCTTGCCCCCATGATCAACCAGCTCATCACGACGCAAAGGCGTGGCGAGATTCGAGCGATCAACCAGCGGGTGGCAAACGAAACCAAAATGACGGTTAGTGCTGATGCAACCAGGACCACAGGAAGCGAATAGGATCCAACCCGCGATATGAACAAACTGATCCCGAGAGCGCTGGTGACGACGTAGCTCGCC from Rubripirellula amarantea includes the following:
- a CDS encoding serine hydrolase domain-containing protein; this encodes MKPLTQLTLTIALILPAWVHADTPGLPRSTPEAQGVSSAGIRDFIETADREVDSMHSFMLVRHGYVVAEAWWEPESAEKPHVLWSLSKSFTSTAVGLAVADGKLSVDDHVLKFFPDDAPAEPSENLKAMRVRDLLTMNAGHEDEVQWLEAEDWAKAFLSHRVPHKPGTHFRYNTPATYMLSAIVQKVTGETVLEYLKPRLFEPLGIVNPRWDTSPQGISIGGYGLYLRTEDIAKFGQLYLQKGQWNGKQLLPESWVEQATSKQVSNGSDPASDWNQGYGFQFWRCRHGAYRGDGKDGQFCIVLPEQDAVIAITANTKNMQAELNIVWNKLLPAFSDEPLETKPGEHSQLQATISALKASR
- a CDS encoding alkene reductase — encoded protein: MSTLKLLSPVTIGDLTLRNRIAMAPMTRARAGEDRIPNEVMAVYYVQRAAAGLIISEATTVSPQANGWNESPGIYTDEMENGWTQITDAVHEQGGTIFMQLWHCGRASHSSFHNGDRAVAPSAIAIEGEYIHTPKGKEPTETPRALETHELPGVVRDYQVAAERAKNAGFDGIEIHSANGYLLDTFLQSKTNHRNDAYGGSIENRYRLLDEVVQAVISVWPSNRVGVRLSPNGNFNDMGSPDYRDQFSYVADQLNAFDLAYLHVMDGLGFGFHELGAPMTLADFRDIFKGPLIGNCGYTQQSAGEAVTAGDADMIAFGRPFISNPDLVKRFAEGLPLNDDAEMSDWYSPSGAKGYTDFPTVDDE
- the ahr gene encoding NADPH-dependent aldehyde reductase Ahr, whose product is MSYQAWVATEAGAPFKKQSLDREPLGPEEVEVAVEHCGVCHSDLSVWQNEWGISQYPAVLGHEVVGRVTALGSQAKGLSVGQRVGIGWNSGSCMHCRPCMSGEQHLCSEAQPTIAGHFGGFADSVRAHWAWTIPLPEGLNFGDAGPLLCGGITVFNPIAMFATPKSRVGVIGIGGLGHMALKFASAYGCDVTAFTSSESKFDEARSFGAQHVVATRDSEAIGKLEKTFDLLIVTVNVQLDWDSLIASLAPNGRMHLVGAVLEPIPVSVFPLIMRQASVGASPTGSPVDMSDMLAFAARHNIAPQTEHFPMSQINEAFAHVSDGKARYRVVLDADF
- a CDS encoding class I SAM-dependent methyltransferase, coding for MAILILAISRIGHRVLSVHGRFRNRNFETATLKWWLQPIPDVQFTKFPPIDDFMNGPIAWYHGRFIHQRRVEVLSRHLADLIVPDASVLDVGCGDGLLSARLQQLRPDLSVSGIDVLVRPDAKIEVVEFDGKTIPIAKDGVDVVLMVDVLHHTDVPGDMLKEAARVSKKQVIIKDHYLQGFAAHQTLSMMDNVGNTRHGVEIPCNYQTPEQWTQLYQASGLQVAEMRNQLGLYLPPLNWFFERSLHFIASLEERTKS